Proteins from a genomic interval of Diprion similis isolate iyDipSimi1 chromosome 10, iyDipSimi1.1, whole genome shotgun sequence:
- the LOC124411695 gene encoding facilitated trehalose transporter Tret1-like, whose product MAEKGISVSQLTLVTNENDSKPLVRAKQLPQYVAALSATLGALAFGGVLGWSTSGGDNGEKLAEQYNMTISTSDFSWIGSVTNLGSAAICIPMGLMMDAFGRKRSMLMLTVPYTIGWSLVIWANSVAMFCVGRFLLGFSGGGFCVSVAVYTAEIGEKTIRGRLGAFHELMLTSGILISYILGTLIPIYYLSITFAVVPLIFFTIFSFMPESPTYYLMKGREEEARASLLRVRGPKYDIEHELLLRKLVLAEEMRYQGSFLVAIKTKVARNGLIIAYGLMFFQQLSGVNAIVFYTGSIFGQNGAISTDASTIIVGALQVIATFTSLLIVDRLGRKVLLLASISAMTVGMLALGTYYYLEEKGVDVSSVNWIPLVSVCLFILMSSLGFGPIPFMMVGELFSPQIKGIAGSSACAFNWLMAFLVTRTFNDLVEAFGNYATFWMYSVICAIGVLFVIFIVPETKGKPLEQIQRELGAKISIPVDIKS is encoded by the coding sequence ATGGCCGAGAAGGGAATAAGTGTGTCACAATTGACGCTGGTGACAAACGAGAATGATTCAAAACCACTCGTTCGAGCTAAACAACTGCCCCAATACGTTGCCGCACTGTCTGCTACCCTAGGAGCACTGGCATTCGGTGGAGTCTTGGGATGGTCGACGTCAGGTGGCGATAATGGAGAAAAATTGGCAGAACAATACAACATGACAATAAGCACCTCGGATTTTTCGTGGATCGGTTCAGTGACGAATTTGGGATCAGCAGCAATCTGCATTCCCATGGGACTGATGATGGACGCTTTCGGGAGAAAGCGCAGCATGCTGATGCTAACCGTTCCCTACACGATTGGCTGGTCACTCGTCATCTGGGCGAACTCGGTGGCCATGTTTTGCGTCGGAAGGTTTCTACTCGGCTTCAGTGGCGGCGGATTCTGCGTGTCGGTGGCAGTTTACACCGCAGAAATAGGCGAGAAGACGATCCGAGGAAGGCTGGGAGCGTTTCACGAATTGATGCTGACATCTGGAATTCTGATTTCGTACATTCTCGGTACCCTGATACCGATATACTATTTATCGATAACTTTCGCGGTCGTTCCGCTGATTTTCTTCACCATCTTTTCATTCATGCCAGAAAGTCCAACGTACTATTTGATGAAGGGTCGAGAAGAAGAGGCCAGAGCCAGTCTTCTCAGAGTCCGAGGCCCTAAATATGACATCGAACACGAGCTACTTCTGAGGAAGTTAGTACTTGCGGAAGAGATGCGGTACCAAGGCTCATTTCTTGTAGCAATAAAGACGAAAGTAGCTAGAAACGGACTGATAATAGCCTACGGCTTAATGTTCTTCCAACAACTGAGTGGTGTCAATGCGATTGTGTTCTACACTGGAAGTATTTTTGGTCAGAACGGCGCCATTTCCACTGACGCATCTACGATCATTGTTGGAGCTCTACAAGTCATAGCGACCTTCACTAGTCTGCTCATAGTTGATAGGCTGGGCCGTAAGGTTCTGCTTCTTGCATCGATAAGTGCAATGACGGTCGGCATGCTTGCCTTGGGTACATACTATTACTTGGAAGAGAAAGGAGTGGACGTTTCATCGGTCAACTGGATCCCGCTTGTATCCGTTTGCCTCTTCATCCTCATGAGCAGTCTCGGTTTTGGGCCAATTCCATTCATGATGGTCGGTGAGCTATTCTCACCTCAAATAAAAGGCATCGCTGGAAGCAGTGCCTGCGCCTTCAACTGGTTGATGGCATTCTTAGTGACAAGGACGTTCAACGACCTCGTCGAAGCTTTTGGGAATTACGCTACTTTCTGGATGTACAGTGTGATTTGCGCGATTGGTGTATTGTTCGTTATATTCATTGTGCCGGAGACGAAGGGGAAACCATTGGAACAAATTCAACGTGAACTCGGTGCAAAGATCTCTATCCCCGTAGATATAAAGTCTTGA
- the LOC124411416 gene encoding facilitated trehalose transporter Tret1-like: MITSDQFAAGKGTESTLQASKTGTLHRILQIGAKYDTLYTLRREEVLCLFVVSTVNKYYIYVYVNCSLFILTFQCRIADILTLQVTEQISHYQTGEARMTKKLRGETTLSSNDGSASVVEGEKLPQYLAALSATLGALCLGGVLGWSAAGGTSGEKLAEQYNIAMSISDFSWIGSIANLGAAAICIPMGLMMDAFGRKRSMLMLVVPYTIGWSFVIWANSVAMFCVGRFLLGFSGGGFCVAVPVYTAEIGEMTIRGRLGAFYELMLTFGTLISYILSPLIPIYYLSITFAVVPLIFFTVFSFMPESPTYYLMKGREEEARASLLRVRGPKYDIERELQARKSALVAELRYRGSFLSAMKTRVAIKGLSIAYGLMFFKQMSGVNAIIFYTGSMFSENGSISMDLSTIIVGILQVVATFISVLTVDKLGRKVLLFGSMAAMALGMFSLGIFYYLEHIGVDVSSITWLPLASVCFFILVCGLGAGPIPFMMVGELFSPQIKGIAGSSACSLNWLITFLVTRTYNDLVSTFGNYATFWLYGLICALGVIFVVLIVPETKGKPLEQIQRELGAKTIPVSEDISLTHS, encoded by the exons ATGATTACTAGTGATCAGTTTGCGGCGGGGAAAGGAACGGAATCGACTTTGCAAGCTTCTAAAACTGGGACGTTGCACCGCATTCTTCAAATCG GTGCAAAGTACGATACATTGTATACGTTAAGACGAGAAGAAGTTTTATGCCTCTTCGTTGTATCTACTgtcaataaatattacatatatgtatacgtaaatTGTTCACTTTTCATATTGACTTTCCAATGTCGAATTGCTGACATCTTGACCTTGCAGGTGACTGAGCAGATATCGCATTATCAAACAGGTGAAGCCAGAATGACAAAGAAGTTAAGAGGTGAGACAACGCTGTCGTCAAATGACGGATCAGCGTCGGTGGTTGAAGGGGAAAAGCTGCCTCAGTACCTCGCTGCATTGTCAGCCACCCTTGGAGCACTTTGTTTGGGAGGAGTTTTGGGATGGTCAGCCGCGGGTGGTACTTCGGGTGAAAAGTTAGCCGAACAGTACAACATCGCTATGAGCATCTCAGACTTTTCGTGGATTGGTTCAATCGCGAATCTGGGAGCAGCGGCAATCTGCATTCCCATGGGACTGATGATGGACGCTTTCGGGAGAAAGCGCAGCATGCTGATGCTAGTCGTTCCTTACACGATTGGCTGGTCATTCGTCATCTGGGCGAACTCGGTGGCCATGTTTTGCGTCGGAAGGTTTCTACTCGGCTTCAGTGGAGGCGGATTCTGCGTTGCGGTGCCAGTTTACACCGCAGAAATAGGCGAGATGACGATCCGAGGAAGGCTGGGAGCGTTTTACGAACTAATGCTGACCTTTGGGACTCTGATTTCGTACATTCTAAGTCCCCTGATACCGATATACTATTTATCGATAACTTTCGCGGTCGTTCCGCTGATTTTCTTCACCGTCTTTTCATTCATGCCAGAAAGTCCAACGTACTATTTGATGAAGGGTCGAGAAGAAGAGGCCAGAGCCAGTCTTCTCAGAGTCCGAGGCCCTAAATATGACATCGAACGTGAACTGCAGGCTAGAAAGTCGGCCCTGGTGGCAGAGCTGCGATACAGGGGCTCGTTTCTCAGTGCAATGAAGACGAGGGTGGCGATAAAGGGCCTGTCGATTGCCTACGGCTTGATGTTCTTCAAGCAAATGAGCGGCGTCAATGcgatcattttttacactGGATCTATGTTCAGTGAAAACGGTTCTATTTCGATGGATCTATCGACGATCATTGTCGGGATTCTTCAGGTCGTAGCGACTTTTATCAGCGTGCTTACAGTCGACAAGCTGGGACGAAAGGTTCTGCTTTTCGGATCAATGGCGGCAATGGCGTTAGGCATGTTTTCTTTGGGCATTTTTTACTACCTGGAGCACATCGGAGTCGACGTTTCATCGATCACCTGGCTTCCGCTGGCATCTGTTTGCTTCTTTATTCTCGTTTGCGGTCTTGGTGCCGGGCCAATTCCATTCATGATGGTTGGCGAGCTGTTCTCACCGCAAATAAAGGGCATCGCTGGTAGCAGTGCCTGCTCCTTAAACTGGTTAATAACCTTTCTGGTAACAAGGACGTACAACGACCTCGTTAGCACCTTTGGCAACTACGCTACCTTCTGGCTCTATGGTCTTATTTGCGCACTCGGTGTCATATTCGTTGTGTTAATTGTCCCTGAGACGAAGGGAAAGCCTCTCGAGCAAATTCAGCGAGAGCTGGGTGCAAAGACGATTCCCGTTTCAGAGGATATCAGTCTGACTCACTCgtag
- the LOC124411696 gene encoding cytochrome P450 4C1-like has translation MDSFTVATLLVVCLAFYRMINFAVKVLKTLLFSDYPSNAEELPSLPFIGHAYLVIGSTDAILSRILELGKMYPTSFPFALGHYSFFLITCPEHMKEVILSPKTIEKSFFYKFGRSWGGNGLVTAPASLWKVHRKLLQPSFNSMALKSFVGTFATQSVILAQKMEQHLDGLEFEIYRYVSLCTLDAICATAMGINMKAQESGCCQYGEAVRKVLFGFAKRTVRPWLYPDSIFYRTQLGKDERKHIEFIYNVGDNVIRQQKAKIVRRSDQRVSANNEQDSFDNAAAGPQTLVENLLRQSIDNKTLTDKDTRDHVHTVIGAASDTTAITLNYLMLMLASHQDIQDKVYQELCDIFGEHVSDDDSEEVHFTMEALTRMTYMERVIKETMRLFPAVPVIGRKATDDFDLGQRTLPRETEFLLNILGVHRSEKYWPDPLKFDPDRFLPERLARQQPYSYLPFLGGRRNCIGSKYAMMSMKTIVATVLRKYVLIKDKVIPIKDIRLAFDILLRSVDPVTLRIRRRVK, from the exons ATGGATTCCTTCACGGTAGCGACGCTTCTGGTGGTGTGCTTAGCATTCTACCGAATGATCAACTTTGCAGTCAAGGTGTTAAAAACTTTACTGTTCTCTGATTACCCGTCTAACGCTGAGGAACTACCAAGTCTGCCTTTCATAGGCCACGCGTATCTCGTTATTGGCAGCACTGATG CTATCTTGAGCCGGATACTTGAATTGGGAAAAATGTATCCTACATCGTTCCCTTTCGCGTTGGGACACTATTCATTTTTCCTGATAACTTGTCCTGAACATATGAAG GAGGTAATTCTGAGTCCGAAGACCATCGAGAAAAGCTTCTTCTACAAGTTCGGGCGATCCTGGGGGGGTAACGGATTAGTCACGGCTCCTG CGTCACTGTGGAAAGTGCACCGGAAGCTGCTTCAGCCCTCCTTTAATTCCATGGCTCTCAAGTCTTTCGTGGGAACCTTTGCCACCCAGTCAGTGATACTGGCCCAGAAGATGGAGCAGCACTTGGACGGACTGGAATTCGAAATCTACAGATACGTTTCGCTGTGTACATTGGACGCAATCTGTG CGACGGCTATGGGCATTAATATGAAAGCACAGGAGAGCGGGTGCTGTCAGTATGGCGAAGCAGTACGTAA GGTGCTGTTTGGTTTCGCCAAACGAACCGTCAGACCTTGGCTGTATCCAGACTCCATTTTCTACCGTACGCAACTTGGCAAGGACGAAAGGAAACACATCGAGTTCATATACAACGTAGGTGACAAC GTGATCCGACAGCAGAAAGCAAAAATCGTCCGGCGTAGTGATCAACGGGTATCAGCCAATAACGAACAAGATTCTTTTG ATAATGCCGCGGCTGGACCTCAGACACTGGTAGAAAATCTCCTAAGACAATCGATCGACAACAAAACGCTGACGGATAAAGATACCCGGGATCATGTTCATACGGTGATCGGAGCT GCCAGTGATACAACGGCCATCACGTTGAACTACTTGATGTTGATGCTGGCATCCCACCAAGACATTCAG GACAAAGTGTACCAGGAATTATGCGACATATTCGGAGAACATGTATCGGACGACGACAGTGAAGAGGTGCACTTCACGATGGAAGCCCTAACGAGAATGACGTACATGGAGAGAGTGATCAAAGAAACTATGCGCCTGTTCCCGGCTGTGCCCGTAATCGGCCGCAAGGCAACGGACGATTTTGATTTAG GACAGCGTACTTTGCCGAGAGAGACTGAGTTCCTTCTCAACATTCTCGGAGTTCATAGGAGTGAGAAATACTGGCCCGATCCTCTGAAATTCGATCCAGACAGATTCTTACCCGAAAGATTGGCGAGACAGCAACCGTACTCGTACTTACCATTTCTTGGAGGACGAAGAAATTGTATCG gatcgaaGTACGCCATGATGTCGATGAAGACAATCGTCGCAACGGTTCTCCGGAAATATGTTTTGATCAAGGATAAAGTAATACCAATCAAAGATATACGACTGGCGTTCGATATTTTACTGAGATCTGTTGATCCTGTTACATTGAGGATTCGAAGACGCGTAAAATAG